Proteins found in one Triticum aestivum cultivar Chinese Spring chromosome 4D, IWGSC CS RefSeq v2.1, whole genome shotgun sequence genomic segment:
- the LOC123095808 gene encoding senescence-specific cysteine protease SAG39-like: MVERHEQWMVKFNRVYKDNAEKVRWFEVFKANVAFIESFNARNHKFWLGVNQFTDLTNDEFKATKTNKGLKRTSNRAPTRFKYNNVSTDALPTAVDWRTKGAITPIKDQGQCDGQAFKFIIKIGSLTSEANYPYTAQDGQCKTSIASNNVATIKGYEDVPANDESSLMKAVANQPVSVAVDGGDVIFQHYSGGAMTGSCGTDLDHGIAAIGYGMTSDGTKYWLLKNSWGTTWGESGYLRMEKDISDKSGMCGLAMQPSYPTE, from the exons ATGGTGGAGAGGCATGAGCAGTGGATGGTGAAGTTCAACCGTGTTTACAAGGACAACGCTGAGAAGGTGCGGTGGTTCGAGGTGTTCAAGGCCAACGTTGCCTTCATCGAGTCGTTCAACGCTAGAAACCACAAGTTCTGGCTCGGTGTCAACCAGTTTACCGACCTCACCAATGATGAGTTCAAGGCAACCAAGACCAACAAGGGCCTCAAGAGGACCAGTAACCGGGCTCCAACTAGGTTCAAGTACAACAATGTCAGCACCGATGCACTTCCAACCGCCGTTGATTGGAGAACCAAGGGTGCCATCACACCTATCAAAGACCAGGGCCAATGTG ATGGACAagccttcaagttcatcatcaagaTTGGCAGCCTCACTAGTGAGGCCAACTACCCCTACACGGCACAAGATGGACAATGCAAGACCAGCATTGCAAGCAACAATGTTGCAACAATCAAGGGCTACGAGGATGTGCCCGCCAACGATGAATCTTCTCTTATGAAAGCCGTGGCTAACCAGCCTGTGTCAGTAGCTGTGGACGGAGGGGATGTCATATTTCAACATTACTCCGGCGGGGCAATGACTGGCTCCTGCGGCACTGATTTGGACCATGGGATAGCAGCGATTGGATATGGGATGACGAGTGACGGAACTAAGTATTGGCTGCTGAAGAACTCATGGGGCACGACATGGGGCGAGAGTGGGTACCTCAGAATGGAGAAGGATATTTCTGACAAGAGTGGTATGTGTGGCTTGGCCATGCAACCTTCCTACCCCACTGAGTAG
- the LOC123095809 gene encoding senescence-specific cysteine protease SAG39-like has product MAIPKALLLAIIGSICLCSSTVLSARELGDAAMVEKHEQWMAKFNRVYKDSTEKAQRFKAFKANVAFIESFNTGNHKFWLGVNQFTDLTNDEFRATKTNKGLKRNGARAPTRFKYNNVSTDALPAAVDWRTKGVVTPIKDQGQCGCCWAFSAVAATEGIVKLSTGKLVSLSEQELVDCDVHGVDQGCEGGEMDDAFKFIIKNGGLTTEANYPYTAQDGQCKTSTTSNSVATIKGYEDVPANDESSLMKAVANQPVSVAVDGGDVIFQHYSGGVMTGSCGTDLDHGIVAIGYGMTSDGTKFWLLKNSWGTTWGESGYLRMEKDISDKSGMCGLAMQPSYPTE; this is encoded by the exons ATGGCCATCCCAAAGGCACTGCTTCTTGCCATCATAGGCAGCATCTGCTTATGCAGTAGCACCGTTCTATCAGCTCGGGAACTTGGTGACGCGGCCATGGTGGAGAAGCATGAGCAGTGGATGGCGAAGTTTAACCGTGTTTACAAGGACAGCACCGAGAAGGCGCAGCGGTTCAAGGCGTTCAAGGCCAATGTTGCCTTCATCGAGTCGTTCAACACCGGAAATCACAAGTTCTGGCTCGGTGTCAACCAATTCACCGATCTCACCAACGATGAGTTCAGAGCAACCAAGACCAACAAGGGCCTCAAAAGAAATGGTGCTAGGGCTCCAACTAGGTTCAAGTACAACAATGTCAGCACTGATGCACTTCCAGCGGCAGTTGATTGGAGGACCAAGGGCGTCGTCACTCCTATCAAAGACCAAGGGCAATGTG GCTGTTGTTGGGCTTTTTCGGCCGTGGCTGCAACCGAGGGCATTGTGAAATTAAGCACAGGGAAGCTCGTCTCCTTGTCTGAGCAAGAGCTAGTTGACTGTGATGTCCATGGTGTGGATCAGGGGTGTGAGGGTGGCGAGATGGACGAcgccttcaagttcatcatcaagaaCGGCGGCCTCACCACTGAGGCCAACTACCCATACACCGCACAAGACGGACAGTGCAAAACTAGCACTACAAGCAACAGTGTTGCAACCATCAAGGGCTACGAGGATGTGCCCGCCAACGATGAATCTTCTCTTATGAAAGCCGTGGCTAACCAGCCTGTATCAGTAGCTGTGGACGGAGGGGATGTCATATTTCAACACTACTCCGGCGGGGTTatgaccggctcctgcggaactgATTTGGACCATGGGATAGTAGCGATTGGATATGGCATGACGAGTGATGGAACTAAATTTTGGCTGCTGAAGAACTCATGGGGCACGACATGGGGCGAGAGCGGGTACCTCAGAATGGAGAAGGATATTTCCGACAAGAGTGGTATGTGTGGCTTGGCCATGCAACCTTCCTACCCCACCGAGTAG
- the LOC123095811 gene encoding pinin, which translates to MAAAAEKTAEEIRRELQELQRQHREISERLRDPRGLRRGAPATGPGGPRPLRGFARQAPEPVDQPEPKRRLLSAVVKVDGPGTNGDDAGAEGREDGPTAAQGGERRGASNGGGFRRDGSQWVSRRELDNQLPEPLPRPAPKEEDQSLVRRNKRMLGKLLVGTLEKFQQENKKLSNSEAFMRRSEAQQKADQKAREDSERLRQQEREQAAEKRRRDMTLRARVAAKAEEKRLELLYIQWSEHHKKLSSFLRTKAEPAIYYMPAKPIVDDPVIVEQNKEKVFEEWKSVRRTELTQFQKQVEEQYLSNVESQLERIQNARNARRGNVPANMQEMDKELDTHRAEHGPKARRIPDGGNDEDDDVDVDDMAAEDDLMDEVLGVNEAINEDPTKPSEEATDVAPVPQEAQ; encoded by the exons atggccgCCGCGGCGGAGAAGACGGCCGAGGAGATCCGCCGCGAGCTCCAAGAGCTCCAGCGCCAGCACCGCGAG ATCAGCGAGCGCCTGCGCGACCCCCGTGGCCTCCGACGCGGCGCCCccgccaccggccccggaggcccCCGCCCGCTCCGCGGCTTCGCGAGACAGGCTCCGGAGCCGGTGGACCAACCGGAGCCCAAGCGCCGGCTTCTGTCTGCCGTGGTTAAA GTGGATGGCCCTGGAACTAATGGGGATGATGCGGGGGCGGAGGGGCGTGAGGATGGACCAACTGCCGCTCAAGGTGGTGAGAGGAGGGGGGCCAGTAATGGTGGTGGGTTCAGGAGGGATGGGAGCCAGTGGGTGTCGAGAAGG gagcTTGATAATCAGCTGCCAGAGCCTCTCCCGAGGCCGGCTCCCAAGGAAGAGGATCAGAGCTTGGTGAGGAGGAACAAGAGAATGCTGGGGAAGCTTCTTGTTGGCACGCTAGAG AAATTTCAGCAAGAGAACAAAAAACTTTCCAACTCAGAGGCTTTTATGCGTAGATCAGAGGCTCAGCAGAAG GCTGATCAAAAGGCTCGTGAGGACAGTGAAAGATTGCGGCAGCAAGAGCGGGAGCAAGCAGCTGAGAAGCGTAGGCGTGATATG ACGCTTCGTGCTCGAGTAGCTGCTAAGGCAGAAGAAAAGAGGTTGGAGCTATTGTACATTCAGTGGTCTGAGCATCACAAAAAGCTGTCCAGTTTCTTAAG GACAAAAGCTGAACCAGCTATTTATTACATGCCGGCTAAACCAATAGTTGATGATCCGGTTATTGTTGAGCAAAACAAGGAAAAG GTATTTGAAGAATGGAAATCTGTGCGCAGAACGGAGCTGACCCAGTTTCAAAAGCAAGTTGAGGAGCAGTATCTGTCTAATGTTGAGAGTCAGCTCGAAAGAATTCAGAATGCCCGGAATGCTCGGAGGGGGAACGTGCCTGCTAACATGCAGGAAATGGACAAGGAGTTGGACACGCACAGGGCGGAGCATGGCCCAAAGGCTCGGAGGATACCCGACGGTGGcaatgacgaggatgatgatgtgGATGTGGACGACATGGCCGCGGAAGACGACCTGATGGATGAAGTGCTCGGCGTTAATGAGGCGATCAATGAGGACCCGACCAAGCCATCTGAAGAGGCTACTGATGTTGCTCCTGTACCGCAGGAGGCACAATAG
- the LOC123095810 gene encoding senescence-specific cysteine protease SAG39-like, translating into MAIPKALLLAILGCICLCSSTVLSARELGDVSTVERHEQWMVKYNRVYKDDAEKAQRFEVFKANVAFIGSFNAGNHKFWLGVNLFTDLTNDEFRATKTNKGLKRSGGRAPTGFKYSNVITDALPTVVDWRTKGVVTPIKDQGQCGNCCWAFSVVAATEGIVKLSTGKLISLSEQELVDCDVHGVDQGCEGGEMDDAFKFIIKNGGLTTESNYPYTARDGQCKTSIASNSVATIKGYEDVPANDESSLMKAIANQPVSVAVDGGDVIFQHYSGGVMTGSCGTDLDHGIAAIGYGMTSDGTKYWQLKNSWGTTWGENGYLRMEKDISNKSGMCGLAMQPSYPTE; encoded by the exons ATGGCCATCCCCAAGGCTTTGCTTCTTGCCATCCTAGGTTGCATCTGCTTATGCAGCAGCACTGTTCTGTCAGCTCGCGAGCTCGGCGACGTGTCCACGGTGGAGAGGCACGAGCAGTGGATGGTGAAGTACAATCGTGTTTACAAGGACGACGCCGAGAAGGCGCAGCGGTTCGAGGTGTTCAAGGCCAACGTTGCCTTCATTGGGTCGTTCAACGCTGGAAACCACAAGTTCTGGCTCGGTGTCAACCTGTTTACCGATCTCACCAACGATGAGTTCAGGGCAACCAAGACCAACAAGGGCTTGAAAAGGAGTGGCGGTAGGGCTCCAACTGGGTTCAAGTACAGTAATGTCATCACCGATGCACTTCCAACAGTTGTTGATTGGAGGACCAAGGGCGTTGTCACTCCTATCAAAGACCAAGGCCAATGTGGTAA CTGTTGCTGGGCCTTTTCGGTTGTGGCGGCAACCGAAGGCATTGTGAAGTTGAGCACCGGGAAGCTCATCTCGTTGTCGGAGCAAGAGCTGGTTGACTGCGATGTCCATGGTGTGGATCAGGGTTGTGAGGGTGGCGAGATGGACGACGCCTTCAAATTCATCATTAAGAACGGCGGCCTCACCACCGAGTCCAACTACCCATACACGGCACGGGATGGGCAGTGCAAGACCAGCATTGCAAGCAACAGTGTGGCAACCATCAAGGGCTACGAAGATGTCCCCGCCAACGATGAATCTTCTCTTATGAAAGCAATCGCTAACCAACCTGTATCAGTAGCTGTGGACGGAGGGGATGTCATATTTCAACATTACTCTGGCGGGGTGatgaccggctcctgcggaactgATTTGGACCATGGGATAGCGGCGATTGGGTATGGCATGACGAGTGATGGAACTAAGTATTGGCAACTGAAGAACTCATGGGGCACCACATGGGGTGAGAATGGTTACCTCAGAATGGAGAAGGATATTTCAAACAAGAGTGGTATGTGTGGCTTGGCCATGCAACCTTCCTACCCCACCGAGTAG
- the LOC123099448 gene encoding putative UDP-rhamnose:rhamnosyltransferase 1, with product MDDGNSSPLRVVICPWLAFGHLLPCLDIAERLASRGHRVSFVSTPRNIARLPPVRPAVAPLVDFVPLPLPRVDGLPEGAESTNDVPHDQFELLRKAFDGLAAPFSEFLRAACAEGAGKRPDWLIVDTFHHWAAASAVEYKVPCAMLLLGAATVIAAWARGVPEHAATAVRKERSAAEAPSFETERRKLMITQNASGMTVAERYFLTLTRSNLVAIRSCAEWEPESVAALTTLAGKPVVTLGLLPPSPEGGRGVSKEDAAVRWLDAQPAMSVVYVALGSEVPLRAEQVHELALGLELAGAPFLWALRKPSGVQDADILPPGFEERTCGRGLVVTGWVPQISVLAHGAVAAFLTHCGWNSTIEGLLFGHPLIMLPISSDQGPNARLMEGRKVGMQVPRNESDGSFTREDVAETVRAVAMEEDGRRAFTANAKKMQETVADSACHERCIDGFIQQLRSYKA from the exons ATGGACGACGGCAACTCCTCGCCGCTGCGCGTGGTGATCTGCCCGTGGCTCGCCTTCGGCCACCTGCTGCCGTGCCTCGACATCGCCGAGCGCCTGGCGTCGCGCGGCCACCGCGTGTccttcgtctccacgccgcgcaACATCGCCCGCCTCCCGCCCGTCCGCCCAGCCGTGGCGCCGCTCGTCGACTTCGTGCCGCTGCCGCTCCCGCGCGTGGACGGCCTCCCCGAGGGCGCCGAGTCCACCAACGACGTCCCGCACGACCAGTTCGAGCTCCTCCGGAAGGCCTTCGACGGCCTGGCCGCGCCCTTCTCCGAGTTCCTGCGCGCCGCGTGCGCCGAGGGAGCTGGCAAGAGGCCGGACTGGCTCATCGTCGACACCTTCCACCACTGGGCCGCCGCGTCCGCCGTCGAATATAAG GTTCCATGTGCGATGCTTCTCCTGGGAGCCGCAACTGTGATAGCCGCCTGGGCTAGAGGGGTGCCCGAGCACGCCGCGACCGCCGTCAGAAAAGAGCGATCGGCAGCAGAAGCGCCGAGCTTCGAGACAGAGAGGAGAAAGCTGATGATCACCCAGAACGCGTCGGGGATGACGGTCGCCGAGCGCTACTTCCTGACGCTCACGAGGAGCAATCTCGTGGCCATCCGGAGCTGCGCTGAGTGGGAGCCTGAGAGCGTGGCTGCCCTCACCACGCTCGCGGGCAAGCCGGTAGTCACTCTCGGCCTCCTCCCACCCTCGCCCGAGGGAGGCCGCGGCGTCAGCAAAGAGGACGCCGCCGTGCGCTGGCTCGACGCGCAGCCGGCCATGTCAGTGGTCTACGTCGCGCTGGGGAGCGAGGTGCCGCTCCGCGCGGAGCAGGTGCACGAGCTGGCCCTGGGGCTGGAGCTCGCCGGGGCACCCTTCCTCTGGGCTCTGCGGAAGCCAAGCGGCGTGCAGGACGCCGACATCCTCCCTCCGGGGTTCGAGGAGCGCACGTGCGGCCGCGGGCTCGTGGTGACCGGGTGGGTTCCTCAGATCAGCGTGCTGGCGCACGGCGCCGTGGCCGCGTTCCTGacgcactgcgggtggaactcgACCATCGAAGGGCTGCTGTTCGGGCACCCGCTGATCATGCTGCCCATCTCCAGCGACCAGGGGCCCAACGCGCGGCTCATGGAGGGGAGGAAAGTCGGGATGCAGGTGCCGAGAAACGAGAGCGACGGATCGTTCACCCGAGAAGACGTCGCGGAGACGGTGCGGGCCGTCGCCATGGAGGAAGACGGCCGGAGGGCCTTCACGGCCAACGCCAAGAAGATGCAGGAGACCGTGGCCGACAGCGCATGCCATGAAAGGTGCATCGATGGGTTTATTCAGCAGCTTAGATCCTACAAGGCATGA
- the LOC123099445 gene encoding senescence-specific cysteine protease SAG39-like: protein MAIPKALLLAIVGCICLCSSTVLSARELGDAAMVEKHEQWMAKFNRVYKDGTEKAQRFEVFKANVAFIESFNTENHKFWLGVNQFTDLTNEEFRAIKTNKGLRKNDARAPTGFKYNNVSNDALPAAVDWRTKGAVTPIKDQGQCGCCWAFSAVAATEGIVKLSTGKLVSLSEQELVDYDVHGVDQGCEGGEMDDAFKFIIKNGGLTTEANYPYTAQDGQCKTSTASNSVATIKGYEDVPANDESSLMKAVANQPVSVAVDGGDAIFQHYSGGVMTGSCGTDLDHGIVAIGYGMTSDGTKFWLLKNSWGTTWGESGYLRMEKDISDKSGMCGLAMQPSYPTE from the exons ATGGCCATCCCAAAGGCATTGCTTCTTGCCATCGTAGGCTGCATCTGCTTATGCAGTAGCACCGTTCTATCAGCTCGCGAGCTTGGTGACGCGGCCATGGTGGAGAAGCATGAGCAGTGGATGGCGAAGTTCAACCGTGTTTACAAGGACGGCACCGAGAAGGCGCAGCGGTTCGAGGTGTTCAAGGCTAACGTTGCCTTCATCGAGTCGTTCAACACCGAAAATCACAAGTTCTGGCTCGGTGTCAACCAGTTTACCGACCTCACCAACGAAGAGTTCAGAGCAATCAAGACCAACAAGGGCCTCAGAAAGAATGATGCTAGGGCTCCAACCGGGTTCAAGTACAACAATGTAAGCAATGATGCACTTCCAGCGGCAGTTGATTGGAGGACCAAGGGCGCCGTCACTCCTATCAAAGACCAAGGCCAGTGTG GTTGTTGTTGGGCTTTTTCGGCCGTGGCTGCAACCGAGGGCATTGTGAAGTTGAGCACAGGGAAGCTCGTCTCCTTGTCTGAGCAAGAGCTAGTTGACTATGATGTCCATGGTGTGGATCAGGGGTGCGAGGGTGGCGAGATGGACGAtgctttcaagttcatcatcaagaaCGGTGGCCTCACCACTGAGGCCAACTACCCATACACTGCACAAGACGGACAGTGCAAGACTAGCACTGCAAGCAACAGTGTTGCAACCATCAAGGGCTACGAGGATGTGCCCGCCAACGATGAATCTTCTCTTATGAAAGCCGTGGCTAACCAGCCTGTATCAGTAGCTGTGGACGGAGGGGATGCCATATTTCAACACTACTCTGGTGGGGTGATGACTGGCTCCTGCGGAACTGATTTGGACCATGGGATAGTAGCGATTGGTTATGGCATGACAAGTGACGGAACTAAATTTTGGCTGCTGAAAAACTCATGGGGCACGACATGGGGTGAGAGCGGGTACCTTAGAATGGAGAAGGATATTTCCGACAAGAGTGGTATGTGTGGCTTGGCCATGCAACCTTCCTACCCCACCGAGTAG